The Flavobacterium sp. CBA20B-1 genome includes the window AACGTGTTTATTTTCCTCAAAATCTTCCAATAAATAAGAATATTCCGTTTGCCAATCGTCCTTATTTTTTAGGTTCTTCAAAGCTGGTTTATACTGATAGGCAAAAAGCGTATCGTTTACATATACGTTTATTTTGCGCTCTTTTAACTCGTTTTCAATTGCTTTTGAAACAAATTCCAAACTATCTAAAGCATTTTTTATTTCTTGGTTTTGAATGGAAACTTCTTCCATTACAGTACCTACAACCAGCCCAAACTGTATCATTTCATATCCTTTTCTTCCTTTGATATAACTTGCAATTGAATTGGGGTTTGTATCTAAATACTGGCTTAAAGTTTGTTTAATAATTGCTTTTTCGGTTTCTAAATCAATTGTTTGTGCCGAAGAAATACTTCCAAAAAATAAAAAAACAAAAAGTATAAGTGCTTTTTTCATGTATTGATAAAAATTAGATGTTAACGTACAATTTAAACAATTAACAAACCAAAATCGCGTAATTGTTCTCCTTGTTTAGAGAAAATAAAAGGTTCAAAATCTTCGTTTGTTTGTTCTTCAAAGCTTTTTTTCATTTGCTGAAAAGACAATGTTCCTTTTGGGTTTACTTTTAAATCATTGCAAAACTGCACAAACCACTCGCCTGCTTCTTTATCAACCTCAACCTGCAACAAATCGTTTTTAGAATGCACATTAATTCGGGCTTTTTCAAACGTTTTTCCTTTTTTAGATTTGGTAAAATGTTCTAACACAGGTTTTGTGCCCAACCAAACCACTTTTTGATTGGCTTTGTAAACCGGAAATGCTTCATTTTCTAAAACAGATACTATATAATCGTGCGGAATTTTGGTGCGGGGAATGTTAAAATCGAACCATTCCTGCAATTCAAAATCTAAACACAAACCGTGCATATAGTTAAAGAGTGATTTCTTTAATCCGAATGAAAATTTATCGTGAACCGCACCCGATTTTTCTTTATGCACCAAATCGTTGTTGGCAAATGTTCCAATTTCTTTTGATAGATTAACCACATCAAACGCTTCTGGATTCAATCCAACCGGACTGTGAGCGGTCATTGCAAACTGATGCCAAAAACCGGATTGCATGATGCCGACTTCAAACATTTGTCGAACCATTTCCAATGAATCAATCGTTTCTTGAGCCGTTTGCGTTGGAAAACCATACATTAAATATGCATGTACCATAATTCCTGCTTCGGTAAAGTTTCTATTCACTCGCGCCACTTGTTCAACGGTTACGCCTTTGTCAATCAATTGTAACAATCTGTCTGATGCTACTTCCAATCCACCCGAAACCGCGATACAACCCGATGCTTTTAATAATCGGCATAAATCTAATGTAAAACTTTTTTCAAACCGCATATTCGTCCACCACGAAACCGAAAGTTTGCGCTTTATAATTTCTAACGCTACTTCGCGCATTAACGCCGGTGGTGCTGCTTCATCTACAAAATGAAAACCGCTGTTGCCTGTTGTGGCAATCAATTGTTCCATTCGGTCAACAATTTCCTTAGCAGCAATGGGTTCGTAAATCTTTATATAATCTAACGAAATATCGCAAAAAGTACATTTCCCCCAATAACAACCGTGTGCCATCGTCAGTTTGTTCCAACGACCATCGCTCCATAAACGATGCATTGGATTTACCACTTCGATTACCGAAATATATTGCGACAAATCAATATCGGTATAATCGGGACAACCAACCTGACTCTGTTTGTAGTCCTGAATCAGCGGGTTGTTCATATACTTCACTTCATCATCTTGCAATAAAAAAGTCCGTTTTAATTCGTTTGCAGAAATTTCATTATTCACAAAACGAATCAACTGTTCGGTTGGCGCTTCGCCATCGTCTAAATTAATAAAATCGAAAAACTGAAACACACGCACATCAGACACAGAACGCAATTCGGTGTTTGGAAAACCGCCGCCCATAACCATTTTTATCTGTGAAAAATTTTGTTTGATGAACTGTGCGCAACGAAACGCGCTGTACAAATTTCCTGGAAAAGGAACCGAAAAACCTACAATTTTAGGATTTGTTTTTTCTATTAATTCGCGTAAACTTTTAAGCGTGATTTGGTCGATATAAGTCGGTTCGCTATGTAACTTGTGGTACAATTCATCAAAAGAATTGGCAGACCTTCCCAAACGTTCGGCATAACGGCTGAATCCGAAATTTTCATCGACTGTTTCTATGATAAAATCCGATAAATCTTCTAAATAAAGCGTAGCAAAATGCTTGGCTTTGTCTTGAAAACCCATTGATCCAAATGCCCAATCCAACTCATCTAACTGTGAAAACCGGCTTGCCTGCGGTAAAAAATCGTCTTGAACAATGGCATTTGCCAATGTAGGATTTTTACCTTGAAGAAACGAAATCACCGAATCTACGGTATGAATATAATCATCTTTTAAAGCAAAAATCCTTTGAGAATTCTCGCCTAAAACCAAATCAGATCGATTGATAAAATCAAATAAATTAATTAATCCCTGTTTGGAAAACAACTTCAAAATCACTTCTATCCCTAAATCGGCTTGATAGGAAGAAATGTTCTTTGTATTTAAAAATCCCTTTAGGTAAACCGTGCCCGGATAAGGCGTGTTCAGTTGCGTAAAAGGCGGTGTAACTAATAAAATTTGTGTCTCCAAACAATGAAAATTTAGGCAAAAATACGATTTACTTATCATTTTTTATTGTGATTTCGCTTTTTAGTCGTTTATAATTTTACCAATAATTTATAGTTTATATGGTGCAACGATTTTAGTATTTTACTAAATTTGAAAAAAATCAGATAAATGTTCCAAATTCCATACGAACAAACCGGCTATTTCTCTCAATTAATGATTGATTACCTTTGTAAAAGCAATCAGTTGAGCACTTTATACAATCGTTTTCCTTCCATAGAAAATTTTAAAGACCAGATTTTAGAAAAGCAAGCGAACTTTCCTTCAGCAAACAGACAAATACTTGCAGACAGCCTGCAAAATCAATATAAAAATTTTTCGGTAACAACTGCCACTCAAAACAACATCAACAACCTTAAAAATAACAATACATTTACTGTTGTAACGGGGCATCAGCTCAATCTTTTCACGGGACCGCTTTACTTTTTATACAAAATTGTTTCTACGATTAATTTGTGTAAAGAATTGAAAAAGAAACATCCCGAATACGATTTTGTACCTGTTTATTGGATGGCGACGGAAGATCATGATTTTGATGAGATTAACTTTTTTAACTTCAACCGAAAAAAATTTCAGTGGAACAAGGAAGTTTCGGGTCCGGTTGGCAGATTGAATACCCATGGATTACAAGCGGTTTTTGATCAATTCAAAAAACAGTTGCCATTAGGAAACAATGCCGACGAACTTGCCCATTTATTTGAAAACACTTATTTAAAAAACAACAATTTAGCCGATGCTACTCGATTTTTAGCGAATGAATTGTTTGGCAACGAAGGTTTGGTTATTGTTGATGGCGATGATGTGGCATTGAAAAAACTTTTTGTTCCACATATAAAGGAAGAATTGACTAATCAGTCGTCTTTTAAAGAAGTTGAGAAAAGTTATGCTATTTTAAAAGATTACATGATTCAGGTAAATCCGCGTGAAATTAATTTATTTTTTATTGAAGACGGCTTGCGAGAACGCATTGTTTTTGAAGAAGATTTCTATAAAGTTTTAAATACCGAAATACAGTTTACAAAAGACGAATTGTTGCATTTGGTTGATACCAATCCAGAGAAATTCAGTCCGAATGTAATTCTGCGTCCGTTGTATCAGGAAGTTATTTTACCGAATTTGTGTTACATTGGCGGCGGCGGCGAACTGGCTTATTGGTTGGAATTGAAGGAAGTTTTTACGTTGCACAACATTACCTTCCCGATGCTTTTATTGAGAAATTCTGTTTTATTGGCAACCGAAAAGCAAAATAAAAAACGAGAGAAATTAAATCTTTCGTGGGAAGAATTGTTTTTAAAAACCGATGATTTCCTGCAAAAGAAAACAAAAGAATTTGCTCAGCACGTATTTGATTTTGAACAGCAAAAACATTTTTTAAAGCAACAGTTTTCCGCTTTAAAAGAAGTTACACTGCAAACCGACAAATCGTTCATTGGTGCGGTAAATGCACAAGAAGCCAAACAAATTAAAGGTTTAGAGAATTTAGAAAAGCGTTATTTTAAAGCCGAGCGTTTAAAAAATCAAGATCAGTTGGACAGAATGCTTGATTTAAAAATTGCTTTGTTCCCAAACAACAGTTTACAGGAACGTATTGATAATTTTTCGACATTATATGTAGATTATGGTAAAGAAATGATGGATATTTTGTTAGAAAACTTAAATCCGTTAGAGCAGCATTTTGCAGTAGTGGTTTTGTAGCTACGCATGCGTTAGGGATAGCAACAGAAAGCCCACAGCGAGGAGGCACGACGAGCGAGGACTTGTCGTGAATAGCCCGACCCCCTATTCTTTTGCGGAATTTTAATACTTTGCATCAATGGTGTTTGAGCCTATATCTTGGTTATGAAACGCAATTTTAGGGGGGAACGCCCAAAAAGAAATTTTTAAATAACTTCACCCACCACAAAAGTACTTCCGCCGATGTAAATTAGGTCGTTTGGTGTAGCATGTTGTTTGGCACACGCTAACGCATTTGGAATAGTATCAAAAACCGTGGATTGGAAACCGTTTGCGCTTAATTTTTCTTTTAAAATGTTTGCATCTAAACCGCGGGGAACATTTGGCTTTGCAACAAAATATTGGGCATTTTTGGGTAGCAATGGCAAAATAGCATCAATATCTTTGTCGTTTACAACGCCAAAAACCATATACAATTTATCAAATTTTTGTTGCTGAACCTGCTTCATTACCAATTCAAGTCCGTTTTTATTGTGTGCTGTATCTGCAACAATCAAAGGTTTTTCAGACAAAACGGTCCATCTGCCTTTTAATCCCGTATTTTTTTGAACATTCAAAAAGCCTTGAACAACTGTTTCATCGGCAATTTCAAAATGGCTTTTTAACAACTGAATTGCTTGGTAGGCCGTTTTTTTATTGTGCGTTTGATAATTTCCTTTTAAATCGGAGTCTAAATCGGGTATATTATTGATTGCAGATGCAAAATAAATTGGTGCATTTTGCTGTTGCGCCACTTGCTGAAACACTTCTTTGGTTTGATTGGTAAATTCACCAATAACCACAGGGATTTTGTTTTTAATGATTCCTGCTTTTTCTGCTGCTATTTCTTCTATAGTATTGCCCAAAACGTTCATGTGGTCCCAGCCAATATTAGTGATAACACTCACTAATGGCGTGATGATATTGGTAGAATCTAAGCGACCGCCTAAACCAACTTCAATCACTGCGATATCAACCTTTTCGTCTGCAAAATATTGAAATGCCATGCCCACAGTCATTTCAAAAAAACTTAATTTGTTCGTTTCTAAAAATGTTTTGTTTTTTTCAATAAAATGTACCACAAAATCTTTAGCTATTTCTTCGCCATTAATGCGAATGCGTTCACGAAAATCAACCAAATGTGGAGAGGTGTACAAGCCCACTTTTAGCCCACATTCTTGCAACACTGAGGCTATTAAAGAAGATGTAGAACCTTTTCCGTTAGTACCGCCCACGTGTATGGTTTTAAACTGCTTTTCGGGCTGGTTTAAATGGGCAGAAAAAAGCAACGTCTTTGTTAAATCTTTCTCAAAAGCAGCGCTGCCAATTCGCTGAAACATGGGCAGCTGTGCAAACATCCAATCTAAGGTTTGGGAATACTTATCCATAAAAGCAAAAAATGTGTTCTATTAATTTAATTATCTGATATTTTTTTCATTATTTAGCACAAATAATTTTTTTAAAAATAACAATCTACAAAAATCATTTTTTTACGCGTTAAATAAAACTTTATGATGACATTTTTTTTGCAAGCTGCACCTGACAGTTTAACCCAAACAACACAAGCGATTGTAGAAAACGTTGCCACAACTAAGGAACTTTCTTTGTTTGAGTTTGTTATGAAAGGCGGTGTTTTTTTAATACCAATTGTAATTTTATTCATTTACACTATTTATCTAACCATTGAAAGATATTTGTTTATTCAAAAAACAGCAAAAAAAACCAATTCTGGTTTAATGGATTCTTTAAGCACACAATTAAACTCTGGAAATTTAGATTTAGCAGTAGCTTCTGTTCAAAGAGAAGATACTTCGGAAGCTAAAGTTTTGCACGAAGGTTTGCTTACAATTGGAAGACCCATTTCAGAGATTGAGTCGAATATGGAAAAAGTTACCAACATCGAAATTGCAAATATGGAACGAAAATTGAACCATTTAGGAACCATTGCCGGTATTGCGCCAACATTGGGATTTGTGGGAACTATTTCGGGAGTAATTAAGATTTTTTATAATATTTCGATTACTGAAAATATTAGTATTGCCAATATTTCTGGAGGATTATATGAAAAAATGATTAGTAGTGGTGCCGGATTAATTGTAGGAATTATCGCTTATGCCGCATACCACATGTTGAATGGAAAAATTGATAATTTTGCATTACGCGCTCAGAAAATCATCTTAAAATTTATTAACATAATACAACGACCAAATGGCCATAAAGAGAAATAGACGATTTCATGCGGAAGTCGCCACTTCATCGTTAAGCGACATCATGTTTTTTCTGCTACTTTTCTTTATTATCATATCTACTTTAGCGAATCCAAATGTAATTAAAATGACATTGCCTAAAGCAGAATCAACAGAAAAAACAAACAAACAGCTGATTACTTTATCTGTAAATGAAAATAAAGAGTTTTTTATTGATAAAGAACCCGTTAATCCGCAAGATTTAGAAGCACATTTGCTAGCAAAGCTAGGCGAAGATAAAACCCAGACTGTGGTGGTAAGAATTCCTTATAACTTACAGGTACAAGATTTGGTAAATGTTTTACAAATTGGTGTTAAGAACAATCTTAAATTTGTAATTGCAACTAATAAACGATAAATTTCATAAAAAAAACTGAGCTTTAGATTAAGCTCAGTTTTTTTTATTTTTTCTTTCTTTTTTCTGCTCGTTTGCGCTCTACAGCTCGGTTTCTTGGTGCCGATTTTCTAGGAGTGCGTTTACCGGGACCGCCTAAATTTACTTTTTTGTTTTTATCTTTTTTCTCGTGAAAAGCTTCACCACGCTCATTATCTATTTTCCGTTTGTTGGTTTTCATTTTCACCTTATCCTTTTCAAACTCTAAACGTTGCTCTTCAATTTTTACATGGGCTGGAATCTCATTTAATGGAATTTCATAATCCATTAAAGATTCAATTTCAAAATGAGTTTCTTCTTCTTTAGGGCTCACAAAACTTATGGCAATACCGTCTTTATCGGCACGTCCTGTTCTACCAATTCGATGAATGTATTGTTCTGGAATTTCGGGCATTTGTAAGTTAAAAACGTGTGTGATATCGGTGATATCTAATCCACGCGCCATTACATCGGTGGTTACCAAGCCCCGCAATTCACCATTTTGAAACAATTCCATTGTGTTTAAACGGTAATTTTGAGTTTTATTGGAATGTATCACGCCAAATTGCTCTGGAAATGCTTCTTCTAAATGTTCTAAAACATAATCTGCTAAACGCTTGTTATTTACGAACAATAACACACGTGTGGTGGTTTCATCGGTTGTTAAAATATCTTTTAAAATGTTTAGTTTCGTAAGAAAATTTGGAACGATATAAGCACTTTGTTTGATTTTTTCTAATGGTGTTCCCGATGGAGCCAATGAAATTTCTTCTGGAAAATTGAAGTAGTCATCTAACAGTTCATCTACTTCTTCGGTCATGGTGGCAGAAAACAAAATATTTTGTCGTTTATCTTTCATCATTGAGAGAATGGATGTTAATTGGGTACGAAAACCTAAATTCAATATTTCATCGAATTCATCAATCACTAATTTCTGCAAGTTATCAAAACGTAAAATATTATCGAGCGCCAAATCCATCACTCTTCCGGGTGTTCCCACCAAAATATCGATTCCGTTGTAAACCGATGTTTTTTGTGTATTGATGTTTACTCCTCCGTATATTCCCAAAACACGGATAGACATGTATTTGGTTAATTTTTCAACTTCTTCCACCACTTGAACAACCAATTCGCGGGTAGGAACCAATATCGCAACGCGAGGCGCATCGGTTGGTTGAAATTTCCATTGTTTTAGTATAGGTAATAAATAGGCAAATGTTTTTCCGGTTCCGGTTTGAGCGATCCCCATAACATCCTTTCCTGATAAAATCGCATTGAATGATTTTTCTTGAATGGGTGTAGGGTTTACAAAGCCTAAATCATCGATTGCTTTTTGTAAAGATTTTGGTAGATTGAATTGCTCAAATGTTGCCATAAAAAAATATTTTGGGCAAAGATAAGCATTCTAGCAAGGAAATGTGGAATTAAACAATTAAATGATTTTTTTTATCACGCGAAGTTTGTGTGTATGGCGACCACTATCTATATTCAAAATACCTAAATGATCTAAACGGTCAATACGCACTTTTCCGTGTGCATGAATGATATAGTTGTTTTCCATGATGATGCCTACATGAATAATTTGCCCTTCTTCGTTATCAAAAAAAGCCAAATCGCCTACTTCGCTTTCTTCGATAAAACTTAAAGGTTCGCCAATTTTTGCTTGTTGAGAAGCGTCTCTGGGAATATAATATCCGTTTAAACGATACACCATCTGCGTGAGCCCCGAACAATCGATGCCAAAAGGGGTTTTTCCACCCCAAAGATAGGGTGCGTTTAGGTATAAAAAAGCAGTTTGCAGAAGGTTTGCTTTGGGCTGAATTCCAGTAGTTTGATTTCCATCAAAAATAAGCGCGTTGGAATTAATATCAGGAAAATTTAAAAACGACAAATCGCTTCCTAACGAAACAGGCATTAACGTGTTTGCACCGGTTACATAATCAATTAAATCTGCACAATATTTTTTAGGTGTTTGCTGTAATTGCAAGTATTGACTTTCAGAAATGGTAATAAATTGTTTGTTATCAATCCATCCTTCATACAAATCGGTAGATAAGGAAATTTTAGACCATTTTTCTTTTTGTTCTAAAATAATAAATGTTTCTCCGAAAAGAACTTGAGTAACTAATTCACTTCTATCCGAAGGTTCAAAACGCAAAGGAACAATTGCTAAATTACAAATTGCAAACATATTTAAGTTTTAAAAGAAGATGAGAAGGGCTTTGATGTACCTTCTCATCTTTATAAAATATATAATTAAACCTTTTCTATAACAATTGCCGATGCACCACCGCCACCATTACAGATTGCAGCTGCACCAATTTTACCATTGTTTTGCTCTAAAACATTTAATAAAGTAACCACAATACGTGCTCCTGAACACCCAAGTGGATGACCCAATGATACAGCACCTCCGTTTACATTCACTTTTGCAGGGTCTAATTCTAGAATATTTGTGTTTGCAATACCAACTACTGAGAAAGCTTCGTTAAACTCAAAAAAATCTACATCATTGATAGCAACACCAGCTTTGTCTAATGCTTTTGGTAATGCTTTTGCAGGTGCGGTTGTGAACCATTGTGGCTCTTGAGCTGCATCTGCAAACCCTTTTATGTATGCTAAAGGTTTTAAGCCTAATTCATTTGCTTTCTCTTCGCTCATTAAAACTACTGCAGCAGCACCATCGTTAATAGTAGAAGCATTTGCAGCGGTAACAGTACCCTCTTTTGTAAAAGCAGGATTCAATGCCGGAATTTTCTCTAACTTCACATTGGTATATTCCTCATCTTTAGTAACCATGATAGGATCACCTTTTCTTTGCGGAACCGCTACTGGTACTACTTCGTTATCAAATTTACCTGCATCCCAAGCAGCTGCAGATCTTTTATATGAATTGATAGCAAATGCATCTTGCTCTTCTCTTGAAATATTGTATTTAGTTGCCGTTGCATCTGCGTAAACGCCCATTGCTTGATTTTCATACGCATCACTTAAACCGTCTTTTTGCATACCATCAATAAAGTTGGTTCCGCCAAACTTGACACCGTTTCTTAAATGCGCGTAATGTGGAATCATACTCATATTTTCCATACCACCAGCAACAATAATATCTGCATCGCCATTTGCAATTGCCTGTGCACCTTGCATTATTGCTTTCATCCCGGAAGCACACACTTTATTAACAGTAGTACAAGGAACTGATTTAGACAAACCAGCTAATATAGCAGCTTGGCGTGCAGGAGCCTGACCAACGCCAGCTTGCACCACATTTCCCATTAAAACTTCTTCAACTTTATTTGGATCTAAATTGATTTTATCTAAAGCACCTTTAATTGCTGCTGCACCTAATTTTGTGGCAGGAACGGAAGATAAAGCGCCCATAAAACTACCTATTGCAGTTCTCGCAGCTGATACAATTACTACTTTTTTACTCATAAATTATTAAAGTTTTGTTTCATGCGAATGTACTAAAATTAATGCTTTTTTACAACATTTTTTTGACGGTGAAATAACCACCAGCTTTTTGTTTGTTTATATAAAAAAATAAATAATGTTTTATTTTACTGATTATTAATAGAATGGTAGTATAAAACCTTTTGTTTTTAAAAAAAATACAATAAATACTTGCAAAGTCTTAAATCTCGTTATACATTTGCAACCGCTTAACTGATTTAAGATGAGTTATAGCAGGAGAGGTGCCGGAGTGGTAACGGAGCAGATTGCTAATCTGTCATCGGGTAACCGATGCCAGGGTTCGAATCCCTGTCTCTCCGCGGTTAATGACCAATTCGGGGTGTAGCGTAGCCCGGTCATCGCGCCTGGTTTGGGACCAGGAGGTCGCAGGTTCGAATCCTGCCACCCCGACATTTTAAACAGTTGTTTGTTTAAGGTTGGGTCCAATAGCTCAGCTGGATAGAGCAACTGCCTTCTAAGCAGTAGGTCTCAGGTTCGAATCCTGATTGGATCACAAAAATTAAGATTCTTTTTAGAATCGTTTTCGACTCGATAGCTCAGTTGGTAGAGCACAACACTT containing:
- a CDS encoding B12-binding domain-containing radical SAM protein → METQILLVTPPFTQLNTPYPGTVYLKGFLNTKNISSYQADLGIEVILKLFSKQGLINLFDFINRSDLVLGENSQRIFALKDDYIHTVDSVISFLQGKNPTLANAIVQDDFLPQASRFSQLDELDWAFGSMGFQDKAKHFATLYLEDLSDFIIETVDENFGFSRYAERLGRSANSFDELYHKLHSEPTYIDQITLKSLRELIEKTNPKIVGFSVPFPGNLYSAFRCAQFIKQNFSQIKMVMGGGFPNTELRSVSDVRVFQFFDFINLDDGEAPTEQLIRFVNNEISANELKRTFLLQDDEVKYMNNPLIQDYKQSQVGCPDYTDIDLSQYISVIEVVNPMHRLWSDGRWNKLTMAHGCYWGKCTFCDISLDYIKIYEPIAAKEIVDRMEQLIATTGNSGFHFVDEAAPPALMREVALEIIKRKLSVSWWTNMRFEKSFTLDLCRLLKASGCIAVSGGLEVASDRLLQLIDKGVTVEQVARVNRNFTEAGIMVHAYLMYGFPTQTAQETIDSLEMVRQMFEVGIMQSGFWHQFAMTAHSPVGLNPEAFDVVNLSKEIGTFANNDLVHKEKSGAVHDKFSFGLKKSLFNYMHGLCLDFELQEWFDFNIPRTKIPHDYIVSVLENEAFPVYKANQKVVWLGTKPVLEHFTKSKKGKTFEKARINVHSKNDLLQVEVDKEAGEWFVQFCNDLKVNPKGTLSFQQMKKSFEEQTNEDFEPFIFSKQGEQLRDFGLLIV
- the bshC gene encoding bacillithiol biosynthesis cysteine-adding enzyme BshC translates to MFQIPYEQTGYFSQLMIDYLCKSNQLSTLYNRFPSIENFKDQILEKQANFPSANRQILADSLQNQYKNFSVTTATQNNINNLKNNNTFTVVTGHQLNLFTGPLYFLYKIVSTINLCKELKKKHPEYDFVPVYWMATEDHDFDEINFFNFNRKKFQWNKEVSGPVGRLNTHGLQAVFDQFKKQLPLGNNADELAHLFENTYLKNNNLADATRFLANELFGNEGLVIVDGDDVALKKLFVPHIKEELTNQSSFKEVEKSYAILKDYMIQVNPREINLFFIEDGLRERIVFEEDFYKVLNTEIQFTKDELLHLVDTNPEKFSPNVILRPLYQEVILPNLCYIGGGGELAYWLELKEVFTLHNITFPMLLLRNSVLLATEKQNKKREKLNLSWEELFLKTDDFLQKKTKEFAQHVFDFEQQKHFLKQQFSALKEVTLQTDKSFIGAVNAQEAKQIKGLENLEKRYFKAERLKNQDQLDRMLDLKIALFPNNSLQERIDNFSTLYVDYGKEMMDILLENLNPLEQHFAVVVL
- a CDS encoding bifunctional folylpolyglutamate synthase/dihydrofolate synthase, producing MDKYSQTLDWMFAQLPMFQRIGSAAFEKDLTKTLLFSAHLNQPEKQFKTIHVGGTNGKGSTSSLIASVLQECGLKVGLYTSPHLVDFRERIRINGEEIAKDFVVHFIEKNKTFLETNKLSFFEMTVGMAFQYFADEKVDIAVIEVGLGGRLDSTNIITPLVSVITNIGWDHMNVLGNTIEEIAAEKAGIIKNKIPVVIGEFTNQTKEVFQQVAQQQNAPIYFASAINNIPDLDSDLKGNYQTHNKKTAYQAIQLLKSHFEIADETVVQGFLNVQKNTGLKGRWTVLSEKPLIVADTAHNKNGLELVMKQVQQQKFDKLYMVFGVVNDKDIDAILPLLPKNAQYFVAKPNVPRGLDANILKEKLSANGFQSTVFDTIPNALACAKQHATPNDLIYIGGSTFVVGEVI
- a CDS encoding MotA/TolQ/ExbB proton channel family protein, yielding MTFFLQAAPDSLTQTTQAIVENVATTKELSLFEFVMKGGVFLIPIVILFIYTIYLTIERYLFIQKTAKKTNSGLMDSLSTQLNSGNLDLAVASVQREDTSEAKVLHEGLLTIGRPISEIESNMEKVTNIEIANMERKLNHLGTIAGIAPTLGFVGTISGVIKIFYNISITENISIANISGGLYEKMISSGAGLIVGIIAYAAYHMLNGKIDNFALRAQKIILKFINIIQRPNGHKEK
- a CDS encoding ExbD/TolR family protein → MAIKRNRRFHAEVATSSLSDIMFFLLLFFIIISTLANPNVIKMTLPKAESTEKTNKQLITLSVNENKEFFIDKEPVNPQDLEAHLLAKLGEDKTQTVVVRIPYNLQVQDLVNVLQIGVKNNLKFVIATNKR
- a CDS encoding DEAD/DEAH box helicase; translation: MATFEQFNLPKSLQKAIDDLGFVNPTPIQEKSFNAILSGKDVMGIAQTGTGKTFAYLLPILKQWKFQPTDAPRVAILVPTRELVVQVVEEVEKLTKYMSIRVLGIYGGVNINTQKTSVYNGIDILVGTPGRVMDLALDNILRFDNLQKLVIDEFDEILNLGFRTQLTSILSMMKDKRQNILFSATMTEEVDELLDDYFNFPEEISLAPSGTPLEKIKQSAYIVPNFLTKLNILKDILTTDETTTRVLLFVNNKRLADYVLEHLEEAFPEQFGVIHSNKTQNYRLNTMELFQNGELRGLVTTDVMARGLDITDITHVFNLQMPEIPEQYIHRIGRTGRADKDGIAISFVSPKEEETHFEIESLMDYEIPLNEIPAHVKIEEQRLEFEKDKVKMKTNKRKIDNERGEAFHEKKDKNKKVNLGGPGKRTPRKSAPRNRAVERKRAEKRKKK
- a CDS encoding C40 family peptidase, whose amino-acid sequence is MFAICNLAIVPLRFEPSDRSELVTQVLFGETFIILEQKEKWSKISLSTDLYEGWIDNKQFITISESQYLQLQQTPKKYCADLIDYVTGANTLMPVSLGSDLSFLNFPDINSNALIFDGNQTTGIQPKANLLQTAFLYLNAPYLWGGKTPFGIDCSGLTQMVYRLNGYYIPRDASQQAKIGEPLSFIEESEVGDLAFFDNEEGQIIHVGIIMENNYIIHAHGKVRIDRLDHLGILNIDSGRHTHKLRVIKKII
- a CDS encoding thiolase family protein encodes the protein MSKKVVIVSAARTAIGSFMGALSSVPATKLGAAAIKGALDKINLDPNKVEEVLMGNVVQAGVGQAPARQAAILAGLSKSVPCTTVNKVCASGMKAIMQGAQAIANGDADIIVAGGMENMSMIPHYAHLRNGVKFGGTNFIDGMQKDGLSDAYENQAMGVYADATATKYNISREEQDAFAINSYKRSAAAWDAGKFDNEVVPVAVPQRKGDPIMVTKDEEYTNVKLEKIPALNPAFTKEGTVTAANASTINDGAAAVVLMSEEKANELGLKPLAYIKGFADAAQEPQWFTTAPAKALPKALDKAGVAINDVDFFEFNEAFSVVGIANTNILELDPAKVNVNGGAVSLGHPLGCSGARIVVTLLNVLEQNNGKIGAAAICNGGGGASAIVIEKV